The genomic window CCTCGCCGACGAAGGCCTGGCCAAGGATCGACACGGCGAGACGGAAGACCCGGTCGCGGTGGCGTTCGACCAGCTGCGTGAACGCTGCCTCATCTCCCGCCGCGGCGCGCGCGACGAGCTCGTTGTCAGCCTCCATGTCGCGTCGTCGCGTCGGACGCAGCGGCGGCGACAGCCAGGCGATAGTAGAGGACGAGCCCCAGGCCCATCAGGGCGATCGGTAGCGGCACCGCCCAGTACGGTTTGTCTTCGGCGAGGAAGGCGAGCATCGCCATCGAACCGAAACCGAACGCCGCGAGGACGATCCCGATGGCGAGCGGCACGGTCTGGTCCGGCGGCCGTTTCCAGGCCTCCGCGGGCGGATCGAACGGCAGCTCCGGGAGCGGGATCCCCTTGTCCATCGCCGCCAGGCGCTCGGCGTGGAGGATCTCCATGCGGTGCTGCCTCTCGCGCAGTTTGAGGTACTGGTAGCCGAGGAATCCGGCGGTGAGCGCGATGACGATCAGGGCTTCGGGATAGGAGTGCATGTTCATGGGCTCCGGTGGACGCGCTTACCCTACCCGGGCGAGGCGCCGGATGGCCAGACCGCCGCAGACGACCGTCACTCCGGCGAGCACTGCCGCCGCCATGGCCGGCGGAATGTAGGTGAACTTCTCGACTCCGGCGAGTCCGAGCGCCAGCTGGTCGAGGTGGAAGGTCGGCCAGAGGAGCACCCAGCTCTTGAGCCCCTCCGGCAGCGGCAGGAAGAGTCCGGAAAGAAGGACCATCGGCAGGAAGAGGAGATTCCCCCACGCCGGAGCGGCCGAGGCCGAGACGCGGGCGCCGAGGAGCAGCCCGATGGCGCAGAACGGGATCGAGCCGGCGATGAGCGTCGCCCAGACGATCGCCACCTGGGCGAAGGAAAGCTGGATCCTCCCGCCGAGGAGCGCCGCGCCGGCGACGAGGGTGATCGCGACGGCGGCGACGCCCATCGCCATCACGACCTTGGCGACGATCGTCGCGCCGGGCGGGAGCGGCAGGGCGCGCTTGAGCCGAAGGAGGTTGCCCTCGCGCTCGGTGGCGAGGATCACGCCGGTGAAGATGCCGGGCATCGCCGCCGCGAGAACCCCGAAGCCCGCGAAGAAATAGTCGGCGAACTCCTCGGCGCCAGGGCCGCCACCGAACACGACGCCGAACAGCAGGTAGATCGCCACCGGGACGATGAGGAACGGCAGCGCGAAGCCGGTCGTCCGGAGCGCCGCCAGGGTCTCGAACTTCGCCTCCAGACAATAGGCCCGGAGTACGCGGGCGAGGGGCAACGGCTCGCGGTCGCGAGCGAACGGAATCGTCTTCATGCAGCCTCCTGGGTGAGCTCGGTGAAGGCGTCGGCGAGACTCGCCTGCTCGACTTCGAGCCGTGAAAGGTGGGGATCGGCATCGAGCCACCGGCGCACCAGCGCTTCGGCGTTGGAGGTCGTGACCTCCACGACCTCCAACGTCCCGGGCTTGCGCACCGCATCGACGACGCCTGCCCAGCGGCGGATCTCGTCCAGCGCCACAGTCGAGACGCAGCGCACGCGCTTGCGCGTGACCAGCGCGCGCATCTCGTCGACGCTGCCCTCGGCGATCTGCCGCCCCTGCGCGAGGACGACGACCCGGTCGGCGAGCGCCTCGGCCTCTTCGAGATAGTGGGTCGTGAGGACGATGGCGCAGCCGTTGTCGCGCAGGTGGCGGATCGTCCGCCACATCGCTTCGCGCGCCTGGACGTCGAGGCCGACGGTCGGCTCGTCGAGGAAGAGCAGCCGCGGACGGCCGCAGACCGCGAGCGCGAACTGCACCTGACGCTTCTGGCCGGCGGAGAGCTTGCCGTAGCGCCGGTCGGCGAGGGCCTCCGTGGCGGTGAGCGCCAGCGTCTCCCCGACCGTGAGCGGCGCGCGATAGACGCTCGCGGTGAGGGCGATGTGCTCGCGCGCACTGAGCATCGGCGCGAGCGCCACCTCCTGCATCATGACGCCGACGCCGAGGCGGCTCACGACGTCCCTCGGCGAGCCGCCGAGGAGGCGCACGCTGCCGCCGTCGGGCTCGAGGAGGCCGAGCCAGAGGCCGATCGCCGTCGACTTGCCGGCGCCGTTCGGACCGAGCACGGCGAGGAGCTCGCCCGGCCGGACCGCGAGCGAGAGGCCGTCGAGCGCCAGGCGCTTGCCGTAGCGCCTGGTGACGCCCGCGAGTTCGGCGACGGACGCCTCGGTGAAGTCGGCGGTGTCGGAGGCGCGGGCGGGATGGCGGGCAGGGCGCACCTCGATCCCGGCGCTCCGGCGCGGAACCCTACGCCCGTTCAGCAGCTCGCCGAGGAAGGTCGGCCGAACGAGGAGGTGATAGCTCGCGAGCAGAACTCCCAGCGTGACGGCGACGATCGCCGGGAACTTGACCGTCCAAGGAAGCGGCAGGTCCATGACCAGCACCTGCAGGCCGAAGAGGATCGGCGGGTGGACGAGGTAGAGCCAGTAGGAGGCGTCGGCAAGATAGCGGCGGACGGTGCTCTCCGTGGAGCCGAAGCGGACCGAAGCACCCAGGAGGCCGAAGGTCCAGGTCCAGATGGCGAGTGCGTAGCTGGCCGCGTAGGCCCAGCGGGTCGATGCGCCACCCGAAAGCGCCGTCGGCGCCTCGAGAAGCGGCGCCGTGCCGACGATGGTCAGGCAGGCCAGGGTGAGCCCGGCGGCGAGCGCGAGGTTCGACCGCCACTGGCGTGCGAGGACCTCGAGGAGCCCGGTCTGGCGATGGAGCAGCCAGCCGAACGCGAAAGCGGTGCCGTAGGCGACGAGCGCCGGGAGCTGCGGCGCCAGGCCGTAGTCGGGAGTGGGAATCCCGAACCAGACCGGCCACGAGGCGGTGAAGTGGAGCACTGCGGCGGTGGGCAGAGCGAGCGCGAGAGGCGCCACCCGATTCGCGAGGGCGCGCGCGACCCAGGTGTCGATCCGCTGGCGCAGGCGACCGCCGTCGTCGATCGTCGCGTCGAAGCCGGCGCGCAGGATGAGGACGAGCGCGTAGAGAAGGCACAGGTAGTAGAGAAACCAGAGATGGAGGAGCGGAAAGCCATGCTGCGGCAGCGCGGCGGGGGAGGCGGCCTGGGCCTCGCCGGGGAAGGTTCGCGAGAGGCCCCAGATGACCGCCGC from Thermoanaerobaculia bacterium includes these protein-coding regions:
- a CDS encoding ABC transporter permease → MKTIPFARDREPLPLARVLRAYCLEAKFETLAALRTTGFALPFLIVPVAIYLLFGVVFGGGPGAEEFADYFFAGFGVLAAAMPGIFTGVILATEREGNLLRLKRALPLPPGATIVAKVVMAMGVAAVAITLVAGAALLGGRIQLSFAQVAIVWATLIAGSIPFCAIGLLLGARVSASAAPAWGNLLFLPMVLLSGLFLPLPEGLKSWVLLWPTFHLDQLALGLAGVEKFTYIPPAMAAAVLAGVTVVCGGLAIRRLARVG
- a CDS encoding ABC transporter ATP-binding protein, whose translation is MDLPLPWTVKFPAIVAVTLGVLLASYHLLVRPTFLGELLNGRRVPRRSAGIEVRPARHPARASDTADFTEASVAELAGVTRRYGKRLALDGLSLAVRPGELLAVLGPNGAGKSTAIGLWLGLLEPDGGSVRLLGGSPRDVVSRLGVGVMMQEVALAPMLSAREHIALTASVYRAPLTVGETLALTATEALADRRYGKLSAGQKRQVQFALAVCGRPRLLFLDEPTVGLDVQAREAMWRTIRHLRDNGCAIVLTTHYLEEAEALADRVVVLAQGRQIAEGSVDEMRALVTRKRVRCVSTVALDEIRRWAGVVDAVRKPGTLEVVEVTTSNAEALVRRWLDADPHLSRLEVEQASLADAFTELTQEAA